In one window of Vulpes vulpes isolate BD-2025 chromosome 1, VulVul3, whole genome shotgun sequence DNA:
- the LOC140595124 gene encoding small ribosomal subunit protein eS10-like, giving the protein MLMPKKNRIAIYELLFKEGVMVAKKDVHMPKHPELADKNVPNLHVMKAMQSLKSRGYVKEQFAWRHFYWYLTNEGIQYLRDYLHLPPEIEPATLRRSRPETGRPRPKGLEGERPARLTRGEADRDTYRRSAVPLGADKKAEAGAGSATEFQFRGGFGRGRGQPPQ; this is encoded by the coding sequence ATGTTGATGCCCAAGAAGAACCGAATCGCCATTTATGAACTCCTTTTCAAGGAGGGGGTGATGGTGGCAAAGAAGGACGTCCACATGCCCAAACACCCTGAACTGGCCGACAAGAATGTGCCCAACCTTCACGTCATGAAGGCCATGCAGTCTCTCAAATCCCGAGGCTACGTAAAGGAACAGTTTGCCTGGAGACATTTCTACTGGTACCTTACCAACGAGGGTATCCAGTATCTCCGTGATTACCTCCACCTACCCCCTGAGATAGAGCCTGCCACTCTGCGCCGCAGCAGACCTGAGACTGGCAGGCCACGGCCCAAAGGTCTGGAGGGAGAGCGACCTGCAAGACTGACACGAGGGGAAGCTGACAGAGACACCTACAGACGAAGCGCTGTGCCCCTTGGTGCCGACAAGAaagctgaggctggggctgggtcAGCAACTGAGTTCCAGTTTAGAGGCGGATTTGGTCGTGGACGTGGTCAGCCACCTCAGTAA
- the LOC112914075 gene encoding small ribosomal subunit protein eS27: MPLAKDLLHPSPEEEKRKHKKKRLVQSPNSYFMDVKCPGCYKITTVFSHAQTVVLCVGCSTVLCQPTGGKARLTEGCSFRRKQH; encoded by the coding sequence ATGCCTCTTGCGAAGGATCTCCTGCACCCATCcccagaagaggagaagaggaagcacaAGAAGAAGCGCCTGGTGCAGAGCCCCAACTCCTACTTCATGGACGTGAAGTGCCCAGGATGCTACAAAATCACCACCGTCTTCAGCCACGCACAGACGGTAGTTCTGTGTGTCGGCTGTTCTACTGTCCTCTGCCAGCCCACGGGAGGAAAAGCAAGGCTTACAGAAGGATGCTCCTTCAGGCGGAAGCAGCACTAA